A stretch of the uncultured Desulfobacter sp. genome encodes the following:
- the cimA gene encoding citramalate synthase — translation MNGVKAKKKALLYDTTLRDGMQGENIFFSPEDKLKIAMRLDDAGVHYIEGGWPGSNPGAQAFFDLVRDKEFKQAKICAFGSTRRQNSTCEQDGNIKALIDSGAPAVTIFGKSWDLHVTDIMNNTREENLAMITQSVAYLKAQGREVLYDAEHYYDGYKANAQFALETLEAAVEGGTRCLVLCDTNGGSLPCDIDTITRETMAHFKDHDDVIFGVHTHNDCAMGVANAINAIHAGATMVQGTINGYGERCGNADLTAIIPILAHKMNRDCISDENLAKLRALSRFVSETANMPPVASRPFVGRSAFTHKGGVHVSAIMKNPKAYEHMAPELVGNRRRVLVSEQSGKSNITYKAKELGVDLGNDESKKSLIVNNIKEMENFGYEFDTAEGSLKLIMERLTEQYQSHFELESFRVVVEKDKERPCYSHAMIKIRVGDKTEITSAEGEGPVSALDNALRKALAAMYPGVKDLHLVDFKVRVIDGSDGTDARVRVLIESRDTDNIFSTVGVSEDIIEASWQALADSFQYKLSLDHKNELNKVESTA, via the coding sequence ATGAATGGAGTAAAAGCAAAGAAAAAAGCCTTGCTTTACGACACCACGTTGCGTGATGGGATGCAGGGGGAAAATATATTCTTTTCTCCTGAGGATAAACTCAAAATCGCCATGCGCTTAGATGATGCCGGTGTCCACTACATTGAAGGGGGTTGGCCCGGCTCCAACCCGGGGGCCCAGGCTTTTTTTGATCTGGTCAGGGACAAAGAATTCAAACAGGCCAAAATCTGCGCATTCGGCTCCACAAGAAGACAAAACTCAACCTGTGAACAAGACGGCAATATCAAGGCCCTGATTGACTCAGGTGCACCAGCGGTAACGATTTTCGGCAAATCATGGGATCTTCATGTCACGGACATCATGAACAACACCCGGGAAGAAAACCTGGCCATGATCACGCAAAGTGTCGCCTATTTGAAAGCCCAGGGCCGTGAAGTGCTCTATGATGCCGAACATTATTACGATGGGTATAAAGCGAATGCACAGTTTGCGTTGGAAACCCTGGAAGCGGCCGTAGAGGGAGGAACCCGATGCCTGGTGCTTTGTGACACCAACGGCGGAAGCCTGCCTTGTGATATTGACACCATCACCCGGGAAACCATGGCCCATTTCAAGGACCATGATGATGTCATTTTCGGGGTCCATACCCATAATGACTGCGCCATGGGTGTTGCCAATGCTATCAATGCGATTCATGCCGGCGCGACCATGGTGCAGGGCACGATTAACGGATATGGGGAACGCTGCGGCAATGCAGATCTTACGGCAATTATCCCCATTCTGGCCCATAAGATGAACAGGGATTGTATCAGTGATGAGAACCTGGCCAAGCTGCGGGCTCTGTCCAGATTTGTATCTGAAACAGCCAATATGCCGCCTGTGGCGTCACGACCTTTTGTGGGGCGGTCTGCCTTCACCCATAAAGGTGGCGTTCATGTGTCGGCCATCATGAAAAACCCTAAAGCGTATGAACACATGGCTCCGGAACTTGTGGGTAACCGACGCCGGGTTCTGGTCTCCGAGCAGTCCGGTAAAAGTAACATCACCTACAAGGCCAAGGAACTTGGGGTTGATCTGGGCAATGACGAATCTAAAAAATCGCTGATTGTTAACAACATCAAAGAGATGGAGAATTTCGGATATGAGTTCGATACGGCCGAAGGCTCTTTGAAACTGATCATGGAAAGACTCACCGAGCAGTATCAATCTCATTTTGAGCTGGAATCCTTCAGGGTCGTGGTGGAAAAAGACAAGGAAAGACCCTGTTATTCCCATGCCATGATCAAGATACGGGTTGGGGACAAAACCGAAATCACCTCAGCTGAAGGCGAAGGTCCGGTCTCCGCCCTTGATAACGCCCTGAGAAAAGCTTTGGCTGCTATGTATCCGGGAGTCAAAGACCTTCATCTGGTGGACTTCAAGGTTCGTGTGATTGACGGATCCGACGGTACCGATGCAAGGGTCAGGGTATTGATCGAGTCCCGGGATACAGACAATATTTTTTCAACCGTTGGGGTTTCCGAGGATATTATCGAAGCCTCATGGCAAGCTTTGGCTGATAGTTTTCAGTATAAACTATCGCTGGATCACAAAAATGAACTAAACAAAGTCGAATCTACAGCGTAG
- a CDS encoding bifunctional riboflavin kinase/FAD synthetase has translation MELIEDLNQIKTPFNNAVVTIGNFDGVHKGHQALLNQVIERGTQAGGTCIAITFEPHPLRALGLSSPPLITRRDQKIELIESSGIDVLLCLPFDKAFAQISAQEFIEDILVKKIGMKTIVIGPDYTFGKNRGGNIELLKIKGGELGFETIVSDWIKGDETDTERISSTRIRELVMDGHVDRAKHFLGRFYQIRGKVIKGRKRGGSQLGFPTANIKLHDELCPKLGVYAVTVETIHGNFKGVANIGFSPTFGDDMFTIEVHILDFEENLYGSRIRVNMVERLRDEIKFANIEQLSDQIRKDIQTAKEILK, from the coding sequence ATGGAATTAATTGAAGATCTAAATCAGATTAAAACCCCCTTCAATAACGCTGTTGTTACCATTGGTAATTTTGATGGCGTGCACAAAGGTCACCAGGCGCTGTTGAACCAGGTGATTGAAAGGGGGACCCAGGCCGGCGGCACCTGCATAGCCATTACATTTGAACCGCACCCGCTAAGAGCATTGGGCCTTTCCAGCCCACCTCTGATCACCCGAAGGGACCAGAAAATCGAATTAATCGAATCGTCAGGCATAGACGTACTGCTTTGCCTGCCCTTTGATAAGGCCTTTGCACAAATTTCAGCCCAGGAATTCATTGAAGATATTCTTGTAAAAAAAATCGGTATGAAAACCATTGTTATCGGTCCAGATTATACCTTTGGAAAAAACAGGGGCGGCAATATTGAGCTTTTGAAAATCAAAGGTGGGGAATTAGGGTTTGAGACTATTGTATCTGACTGGATAAAAGGTGATGAAACCGACACCGAACGTATTTCCAGTACACGCATCAGAGAACTTGTCATGGACGGCCATGTGGACCGGGCAAAGCACTTTCTTGGGCGGTTTTACCAAATCCGGGGCAAGGTTATAAAAGGGCGCAAGCGCGGCGGCAGCCAACTTGGATTTCCCACGGCCAATATAAAGCTTCATGATGAACTGTGCCCCAAGTTAGGGGTTTATGCGGTAACGGTTGAAACTATCCATGGCAACTTCAAGGGCGTAGCCAATATCGGATTTTCACCGACCTTTGGAGATGACATGTTTACCATTGAAGTTCACATCCTTGATTTTGAAGAAAACCTATACGGTTCCCGGATACGCGTTAATATGGTGGAACGGCTCCGGGATGAAATTAAATTTGCAAATATTGAGCAGCTGTCTGATCAAATTAGAAAGGATATTCAAACTGCAAAGGAAATTTTAAAATAA
- a CDS encoding valine--tRNA ligase, giving the protein MCSDSLDKGYSPKEIEEKWYSFWLENGFFKAEDKSDSPPFSIVIPPPNVTGVLHMGHALNNVIQDIMCRYRRLLGQNVLWMPGTDHAGIATQNVVERKLAAEGKNRDQVGREAFIEEVWKWREKSGGAIINQLKRLGASCDWDRERFTMDEGLSEAVRKVFVRLYKEGLIYEDQYIINWCPRCMTALADLEVEYEEKDGYLYYIRYPFKGSQKKGLTVATTRPETLFGDMAVAVNPEDERFKDLEETEVLLPLTDRVIPIIRDDYVDTQFGTGALKVTPAHDPNDFHLGEKHDLKKLKVIDDAGVMMEGAGRFAGLDRFECRKKAVAALEELGLLEKKEPLKHSVGNCYRCHTDVEPSISKQWFVKVGPLAEKAAQAVRDGRTRIIPDNWSKTYFEWMDNIRDWCISRQIWWGHRIPVWKCPECKAVIVEETDPDSCPNCGCKEIVQETDVLDTWFSSALWPFSTMGWPENTDLLQTFYPTNVLVTGFDILFFWVARMMMMGIHFMDDEIPFKDVYIHALVRDEHGKKMSKSKGNVIDPLKVIDEYGADAFRFTLAAFAAQGRDVKMSESRVEGYRNFVNKLWNAARFTLMHITEQDALTDDLDLTLTDRWILSRCAETSLAVKLGIEEYRFNEAASAVYQFVWHEFCDWYLEAAKPALYEKLGADQRDAARGVLAKVLEDIIIMLHPFMPFVTEEIYNILPGTSGSVMKAAFPYNDDDFKKFKDPSCEKEMEFMFSLISGIRNIRSEMNIQPSTRVKVLATTEEKAEKLLIAENKSVIINLATLENLSFCEADNPPESSATTVSGATTCYVCLDGVIDFDKEISRLEKELEKNTKELNSILKRLNNDSFLEKAPEDVIEKVKAQHEELKEKQDKITVNLDRVRNLKQD; this is encoded by the coding sequence ATGTGTTCGGATTCCCTGGACAAAGGATATTCACCAAAAGAGATTGAAGAGAAATGGTATTCATTCTGGCTTGAAAACGGTTTTTTTAAAGCTGAAGACAAAAGTGACAGCCCCCCCTTTTCAATTGTTATTCCACCGCCTAATGTCACCGGCGTGCTTCATATGGGTCATGCGTTGAATAACGTGATCCAGGATATCATGTGCAGATACAGAAGGCTTTTGGGGCAGAATGTTCTATGGATGCCGGGAACTGATCATGCCGGAATCGCCACCCAGAATGTAGTGGAACGTAAACTTGCGGCAGAAGGCAAAAATCGAGATCAGGTCGGACGGGAAGCCTTTATTGAAGAAGTCTGGAAATGGCGGGAAAAATCAGGTGGTGCCATCATCAACCAGCTTAAACGCCTTGGTGCCTCCTGTGACTGGGACCGGGAACGTTTTACCATGGATGAGGGGCTATCCGAGGCAGTACGCAAGGTATTTGTCCGTTTATATAAGGAAGGCCTGATCTATGAAGACCAGTATATCATTAACTGGTGTCCCAGATGCATGACGGCTCTTGCCGATCTTGAGGTTGAATATGAAGAAAAGGACGGTTACCTCTATTATATTCGTTACCCGTTCAAAGGCAGTCAGAAAAAAGGGCTGACCGTAGCCACCACCCGGCCTGAAACCTTGTTCGGGGACATGGCTGTGGCCGTCAATCCTGAAGACGAACGGTTCAAGGACCTTGAAGAGACAGAAGTTCTGCTGCCCCTGACAGACCGGGTAATCCCCATTATCCGGGATGATTATGTAGACACCCAGTTTGGGACCGGTGCTTTGAAAGTCACCCCGGCCCATGATCCCAACGATTTTCATTTGGGTGAAAAACACGACCTGAAAAAATTAAAGGTCATTGATGATGCAGGTGTAATGATGGAAGGGGCAGGGCGTTTTGCCGGCCTTGATCGATTTGAATGCCGCAAAAAAGCGGTTGCAGCCCTTGAAGAGTTGGGCTTGCTTGAGAAAAAAGAGCCCTTGAAACACAGCGTTGGCAATTGCTACCGTTGCCATACAGATGTTGAGCCTTCCATTTCCAAACAATGGTTTGTCAAAGTAGGACCCTTGGCTGAGAAAGCAGCGCAGGCTGTACGGGACGGGAGAACCAGAATTATTCCCGATAATTGGTCAAAAACCTATTTTGAATGGATGGACAATATCAGGGATTGGTGCATATCACGTCAAATCTGGTGGGGACATCGCATCCCTGTGTGGAAATGCCCGGAATGCAAGGCCGTTATTGTTGAAGAGACAGATCCCGATAGCTGCCCTAATTGCGGCTGCAAAGAGATTGTCCAGGAAACCGACGTCCTTGACACCTGGTTTTCTTCAGCGCTCTGGCCGTTTTCCACCATGGGCTGGCCGGAAAATACGGATCTTTTACAAACCTTTTATCCGACCAATGTTTTGGTCACAGGGTTTGACATTTTGTTCTTTTGGGTTGCCAGAATGATGATGATGGGTATCCATTTCATGGACGATGAAATTCCCTTCAAGGATGTTTATATCCATGCTTTGGTCAGAGATGAACACGGCAAAAAAATGTCTAAGTCCAAGGGTAATGTCATTGACCCGCTTAAGGTCATTGATGAATACGGAGCAGATGCGTTCAGGTTTACACTGGCCGCCTTTGCCGCCCAGGGCAGGGATGTTAAAATGTCCGAATCCAGGGTGGAAGGCTACAGAAATTTTGTTAACAAGTTGTGGAATGCCGCCAGATTCACCCTGATGCACATTACAGAACAAGATGCTCTGACAGATGATCTTGATTTGACCCTGACAGACCGCTGGATTCTGTCCAGATGCGCTGAAACCTCTTTGGCAGTCAAGCTGGGAATTGAGGAATACCGCTTTAATGAAGCCGCTTCTGCGGTTTACCAGTTTGTATGGCATGAATTCTGTGACTGGTATCTTGAGGCGGCTAAACCTGCACTTTATGAAAAGTTAGGGGCTGACCAGCGCGACGCGGCCCGTGGTGTTCTGGCAAAAGTGCTCGAAGATATTATCATCATGCTGCATCCTTTTATGCCTTTTGTGACCGAAGAAATTTATAATATTCTGCCGGGCACAAGCGGGTCCGTCATGAAAGCGGCATTTCCATACAACGACGACGACTTCAAAAAGTTCAAAGATCCATCTTGTGAAAAAGAGATGGAATTTATGTTCTCTTTGATTTCAGGTATCCGCAATATCAGATCCGAGATGAACATCCAGCCCTCCACCAGAGTTAAGGTGCTGGCCACCACGGAAGAAAAGGCGGAAAAACTGTTGATTGCCGAAAATAAATCGGTCATTATCAATCTTGCGACCCTTGAGAATCTTTCTTTTTGCGAAGCAGACAATCCGCCTGAATCCTCAGCTACGACCGTTTCTGGTGCCACCACATGCTATGTCTGCCTTGACGGTGTTATTGATTTTGACAAGGAAATCAGCCGTCTTGAAAAGGAGTTGGAGAAAAACACCAAGGAGCTGAATAGTATCCTGAAACGGCTTAACAACGATAGTTTCCTTGAAAAAGCTCCGGAAGATGTTATTGAGAAGGTTAAGGCCCAGCATGAAGAACTTAAGGAAAAGCAGGATAAGATTACGGTGAACCTGGATCGGGTTAGAAATCTGAAACAGGACTAA
- a CDS encoding diguanylate cyclase codes for MPPAILIVDDDIAIKESVEEFLTLMTYEVKSADNAFQAVDILKTFQPDIVLTDIMMQGMDGLELTRLIREKYDIYVMVMTGYSADYSYEEAINAGASDFIFKPFRFEELDLRIKRMLREAAFKKERDKLLEDMKQLAITDGLTGLYNSRQFFHEIKQEVERFQRYARNLSLLMLDIDFFKNYNDTWGHLEGDKVLMSMGMIISSCLRSMDSAYRYGGEEFAVLLPETELNEACLVGNRIRDNVLKAVFTPEKGVQTSVTVSIGAAQITKGEDFASFVKRTDKALYLSKANGRNQLTAAQVP; via the coding sequence ATGCCCCCTGCCATCCTCATTGTTGATGATGATATAGCAATTAAGGAATCTGTGGAAGAATTTTTAACATTGATGACCTATGAAGTTAAAAGTGCTGACAATGCATTCCAGGCTGTTGACATTCTGAAAACGTTTCAGCCCGATATTGTTCTCACAGATATCATGATGCAGGGCATGGACGGGCTTGAACTCACTCGATTAATCAGGGAAAAATACGACATTTATGTCATGGTCATGACCGGGTATTCTGCAGATTATTCCTATGAAGAGGCCATTAATGCCGGTGCCAGTGATTTCATTTTCAAGCCGTTTCGCTTTGAAGAGCTGGACTTGAGAATCAAACGGATGCTCAGAGAAGCTGCTTTTAAAAAGGAGAGGGATAAACTGCTTGAAGACATGAAGCAGCTGGCCATAACCGACGGATTGACCGGCCTGTACAATTCCCGGCAGTTTTTTCATGAAATCAAGCAGGAGGTTGAGCGTTTCCAGCGTTACGCACGGAATTTATCACTTCTAATGCTGGATATCGATTTTTTTAAAAACTATAACGACACCTGGGGGCATCTGGAAGGAGACAAGGTGCTTATGAGCATGGGCATGATTATCTCTTCGTGCCTGCGCAGTATGGATTCAGCCTACCGTTATGGCGGCGAGGAATTCGCCGTACTTTTACCGGAAACTGAGTTAAATGAGGCCTGCCTGGTGGGCAACCGCATCCGGGACAATGTCCTGAAAGCGGTATTTACACCGGAAAAAGGGGTACAGACCTCTGTGACCGTAAGCATCGGGGCGGCACAAATTACCAAAGGCGAAGATTTTGCCTCATTTGTCAAACGCACGGATAAAGCATTGTACCTTTCCAAGGCAAACGGTCGAAACCAGTTAACCGCAGCCCAGGTCCCTTAA
- the def gene encoding peptide deformylase, with the protein MAILDIVTFPEPSLKEKSVPIETIDEELKTFIEDMGQTMFHDAGVGLAAPQVGVNRRVIVYNPNAAEEQQDPEDKTFASLINPEILSKSKETFTSEQEGCLSVIDYRADVKRHSSVTVRAMNIDGETIEFEAHGLMSVIMQHEIDHLDGILFIDRISALKRAMYTKKRLKQLKNKK; encoded by the coding sequence ATGGCTATTCTTGATATTGTCACGTTCCCAGAACCGTCCTTAAAAGAGAAATCCGTACCGATTGAAACCATTGATGAAGAGTTAAAAACGTTTATTGAAGATATGGGTCAAACCATGTTCCATGACGCGGGGGTCGGCCTTGCCGCCCCCCAGGTCGGGGTTAACCGCCGGGTTATTGTTTATAATCCCAATGCAGCAGAGGAACAACAAGACCCTGAAGACAAAACATTTGCCTCACTGATTAATCCTGAAATCCTGTCCAAATCCAAAGAGACCTTCACTTCTGAACAAGAAGGGTGCTTAAGTGTTATTGACTACAGGGCCGATGTCAAGCGGCATTCAAGCGTCACTGTACGGGCCATGAATATTGACGGTGAAACCATTGAATTTGAAGCCCACGGGCTTATGTCCGTTATCATGCAGCATGAAATTGACCATCTTGACGGTATCCTGTTCATCGACAGAATTTCTGCATTGAAACGGGCTATGTATACAAAAAAACGGTTAAAACAATTGAAAAATAAAAAATGA
- the fmt gene encoding methionyl-tRNA formyltransferase, giving the protein MKNTRIVFMGTPEFSVPALKTLAKEPGFDILLAVTQPDRPKGRGKKLSPSAVKQAALDLGIDVYQPEKINTPEGIEYLSDLEPDYFVVVAFGQILSRKVLDIPKIYPINIHASLLPKYRGAAPIQAAVLNMDEQTGVSTMVMAEKMDAGDILLMETTPVDPEETASTLHDRLSLMGADLIIKTIHSIEQKKITPVPQDHSKATYVSMLKKSDGRINWNNSAKAICAHINAMTPWPGAFTAVDGKRLKIFKAIVSSDPTQTSVQPGTVVNCSDKGVFVAAKEGIVQILELMGNSGKRLGAAAFLRGNKIEPQAYFE; this is encoded by the coding sequence ATGAAAAATACCCGCATCGTTTTCATGGGAACGCCGGAATTCTCAGTTCCGGCGTTAAAAACCCTGGCAAAAGAGCCGGGGTTTGATATTTTACTGGCAGTGACCCAGCCGGACCGGCCCAAAGGTCGGGGAAAAAAGCTTAGCCCTTCTGCAGTCAAGCAGGCCGCACTGGATCTTGGCATTGACGTGTACCAGCCAGAAAAAATAAACACCCCGGAAGGAATAGAGTACCTTTCTGATCTTGAACCGGACTATTTTGTCGTAGTTGCCTTTGGACAGATCCTTTCACGGAAGGTGCTGGACATTCCCAAAATCTATCCCATCAATATCCACGCGTCCCTTTTACCCAAATACCGAGGGGCTGCGCCCATCCAAGCAGCCGTTTTAAACATGGATGAACAAACCGGTGTGAGCACCATGGTGATGGCTGAAAAAATGGATGCAGGGGATATTCTATTGATGGAAACAACACCTGTTGACCCTGAAGAGACTGCGTCAACGCTGCATGACAGGTTATCACTGATGGGCGCCGACCTTATCATTAAAACCATCCACAGCATTGAACAAAAAAAAATTACCCCAGTTCCCCAGGATCATTCTAAAGCAACTTATGTATCCATGCTTAAAAAGTCAGACGGCCGTATTAACTGGAACAACAGTGCCAAGGCTATATGTGCCCACATCAATGCCATGACCCCTTGGCCCGGTGCATTTACGGCAGTTGACGGAAAACGTCTTAAAATTTTTAAAGCTATTGTTTCATCCGACCCCACGCAAACTTCCGTCCAGCCTGGCACTGTAGTAAACTGCAGTGATAAGGGGGTGTTTGTTGCGGCAAAAGAAGGTATTGTCCAGATCCTTGAACTGATGGGTAATTCAGGAAAACGGCTTGGTGCCGCGGCATTCCTTCGAGGAAATAAAATTGAACCCCAGGCCTATTTTGAATGA
- the lepA gene encoding translation elongation factor 4, producing the protein MKYDHLNIRNFSIIAHIDHGKSTLSDRLIQLSGIIEDRDMKEQILDSMDIERERGITIKSQTVSLPYTASDGSKYLLNLIDTPGHVDFSYEVSRALASCEGALILADASQGVEAQTLANLYLAMEHDLEILPIINKIDLPSAEIEWVKSQIDEDLGLDSEEALLVSAKTGLGVDEIFQTIVDKIPGPTVENTGAFKALVFDSHYDPFRGVIIHFRIFEGSVKKGDRIQFMSNDATYKVEEVGLFQIKRNPQPSLDAGQVGYVIAGIKLISDVKIGDTVTMPDKRCDKALGGFREPTPVVFSSMYPVASDDYEELTEALEKLKLNDAALIYEKDSSAALGFGYRCGFLGLLHLEVVQERLEREYDVSLILTSPSVQYEVTYVSGEVKIIDNPTEYPDPTEIKCVREPIIKASIIVPDKYMGNVMQVCHEFRGESTNYQYLTSNRMEMKFTLPLAEVVYEFYDRLKSVTQGYGSFDYEIAGYQETNLVKLDFLINAERVDALSMLIHRDKAETKARAACKKLREEIPRQQFKIPIQGAIGGKIIARETISAYRKDVTAKCYGGDISRKRKLLEKQKKGKKRMKMVGSVEIPQSAFLSVLKTD; encoded by the coding sequence TTGAAATACGATCACCTTAATATTAGAAACTTTTCTATTATTGCGCATATTGACCATGGCAAATCCACTTTGTCTGACCGGCTGATACAATTATCCGGTATTATAGAGGATCGGGATATGAAAGAGCAGATCCTGGACTCCATGGATATCGAACGGGAAAGAGGGATCACCATAAAATCCCAGACCGTGTCCCTTCCATATACGGCTTCGGACGGCAGCAAGTATCTGCTTAATCTCATTGATACACCGGGGCATGTGGATTTTTCATATGAAGTGTCGAGGGCGCTTGCGTCCTGTGAAGGCGCGTTGATATTGGCTGACGCATCCCAGGGGGTAGAGGCCCAGACCCTTGCAAACCTGTACCTGGCCATGGAACATGACCTTGAGATTCTCCCGATCATCAATAAAATTGATCTGCCCTCTGCTGAAATAGAATGGGTCAAAAGCCAGATTGATGAAGACTTAGGACTTGATAGCGAAGAGGCGCTTCTTGTCTCTGCAAAAACAGGGCTTGGTGTTGATGAAATTTTTCAGACCATTGTTGACAAAATACCTGGGCCTACGGTGGAAAATACCGGTGCATTCAAGGCCTTGGTCTTTGATTCCCATTATGATCCTTTCAGAGGCGTTATCATTCATTTCAGGATTTTTGAAGGAAGTGTCAAAAAAGGGGATAGGATACAGTTCATGTCCAATGATGCAACTTACAAGGTCGAGGAAGTTGGACTGTTTCAGATTAAACGTAACCCCCAACCCAGTCTTGACGCAGGCCAGGTCGGGTATGTGATTGCAGGCATAAAGCTCATTTCCGATGTCAAAATCGGTGATACGGTGACCATGCCGGATAAAAGATGCGACAAAGCGCTTGGCGGTTTCAGGGAACCGACGCCTGTTGTGTTTTCTTCCATGTATCCCGTGGCCTCCGACGATTATGAGGAACTGACCGAAGCGTTGGAGAAACTTAAGCTCAATGATGCCGCCTTGATTTATGAAAAGGATTCATCGGCAGCGTTGGGGTTTGGTTATCGCTGTGGGTTTCTGGGGCTTTTACATCTTGAAGTGGTTCAGGAACGCCTTGAGCGGGAATATGATGTTTCACTGATTTTAACCTCACCTTCGGTACAATATGAAGTCACCTATGTGTCCGGGGAAGTAAAGATTATAGACAATCCAACTGAATACCCTGATCCAACTGAGATTAAATGCGTCCGTGAACCCATTATCAAAGCGTCTATCATTGTGCCGGATAAATATATGGGCAATGTCATGCAAGTCTGTCATGAGTTTCGCGGTGAGAGCACCAATTATCAGTATTTGACCTCAAATCGTATGGAAATGAAATTCACCCTGCCTTTGGCCGAGGTGGTTTATGAGTTTTATGACCGCCTCAAAAGTGTGACCCAGGGCTATGGGTCTTTTGATTATGAAATTGCAGGCTACCAGGAAACAAATCTTGTAAAACTGGATTTTTTGATCAATGCGGAACGGGTTGATGCCCTTTCCATGCTGATTCACCGGGACAAGGCAGAAACTAAGGCCCGGGCTGCCTGCAAAAAACTGCGCGAAGAAATCCCAAGACAACAGTTTAAAATACCCATCCAGGGTGCCATTGGCGGCAAAATTATTGCCAGGGAAACAATCTCGGCCTATCGCAAAGATGTTACAGCCAAGTGTTATGGCGGTGATATTTCAAGAAAGCGCAAACTTTTGGAAAAACAAAAGAAAGGCAAAAAGAGAATGAAAATGGTGGGATCAGTTGAAATTCCGCAATCGGCGTTCCTGTCCGTGTTGAAGACTGATTAA
- the nadC gene encoding carboxylating nicotinate-nucleotide diphosphorylase has protein sequence MDMTEQIIQLALFEDACLGDVTTESIFLHPQERTAIIVAKQDFILAGVDVAKKVFNAVDPSMVCKIHFNDSDSIEKNDVIFTITGDIRSLLTAERVALNFLQRLSGIATLTRKFVTALDNPEVRLVDTRKTTPGWRKIEKDAVRAGGGFNHRFALYDGVLIKDNHIAAAGSIAAAVFHVRARASHLMKIEVEVSDMDQVQQALDVQADVIMLDNMDIDTMSKAVKLISKRAVVEASGNVSLNTLNAIAGTGVDVISCGALTHQAVSVDLSMRIAED, from the coding sequence ATGGATATGACAGAACAGATTATTCAGCTGGCACTTTTTGAAGATGCATGTCTTGGGGATGTGACCACGGAAAGTATTTTCCTGCATCCCCAGGAAAGAACCGCTATCATTGTTGCAAAACAGGACTTTATCCTGGCAGGCGTTGATGTGGCCAAAAAGGTGTTTAATGCCGTAGATCCTTCAATGGTATGCAAGATTCATTTTAATGATTCGGACTCCATTGAAAAAAATGATGTAATCTTTACCATCACCGGCGATATCCGTTCTCTTTTGACTGCCGAGCGTGTGGCGTTAAATTTTTTGCAACGGCTTTCCGGCATTGCAACCTTAACAAGAAAATTTGTCACTGCCCTGGATAACCCGGAAGTCAGACTGGTGGATACAAGAAAGACAACCCCCGGATGGCGAAAAATTGAAAAAGATGCTGTCAGGGCGGGGGGGGGATTTAATCATAGATTTGCTCTTTATGACGGGGTACTGATCAAGGATAATCATATTGCTGCAGCCGGTTCCATTGCTGCAGCCGTTTTTCATGTTCGGGCCAGGGCATCCCATTTGATGAAGATAGAAGTGGAAGTCTCGGATATGGATCAGGTTCAGCAGGCGCTTGATGTCCAAGCGGATGTGATTATGCTGGACAATATGGACATTGATACCATGAGCAAAGCCGTGAAGCTGATCTCAAAGCGCGCCGTGGTTGAAGCCTCGGGTAATGTCAGTTTAAACACGTTAAATGCCATTGCCGGAACCGGCGTGGATGTTATTTCCTGCGGTGCGTTGACCCATCAGGCTGTTTCCGTTGATCTGAGCATGCGCATCGCCGAAGATTAA